The DNA window CCTGCCTCGCAAGGTGCAGAACCTCATCCTCTACGGCCCGGAGGAGAAGCAGCCGCGCTCCGGCTTCCAGGGGGTGATCGCCTACCTGCGCCGCAACCTGGAAGAAAGCACCTCGGAGAGCTATCGCGAGTGGCTGCTCCATTACATGTCGGCCACCGAGTGTCCCGCCTGCCACGGCCGGCGCCTCCGCCCGGAGAGCCTGGCGGTCAAGGTCAACGACATGTCCATCGCCGAGTTCACCGCGCTGCCGGTGGTGCGCGCCGTCGACGTCGTGCGCGACATCAAGCTCTCCGCCCGCGAGGAGGCCGTGGCCGGGCGTGTGCTCAAGGAGATCGCCGAGCGCCTCCAGTTCTTGAGCGCTGTCGGCCTGGGCTACATCTCCCTCGACCGCTCCGCCGCCACCCTTTCCGGCGGCGAGGGCCAGCGCATCCGCCTGGCCACCCAGATCGGCTCGCGCCTGCGGGGCGTGCTCTACGTGCTCGACGAGCCCTCCATCGGGTTGCACCATCGCGACAACAACCGCCTGCTGACCTCGCTCGCCTCCCTGCGCGATCTGGGCAACACCGTGCTGGTGGTCGAGCACGATGAGGAGACCATCCGCCGCGCCGACTACGTCATCGATCTGGGCCCCGGCGCCGGACGCCAGGGCGGCTACCTGGTCGCCACCGGCACCCCCGCCGAGGTCGCCCGCGCGCCGCAATCGCTCACCGGAAAGTACATCTCCGGCGAGATGCGCATCGCCGCCCGCCCCGAGCCGCGCCGCGTGAACGGCCATTTCCTCAAGGTGCTGGGCGCGCGCGAGAACAATCTCAAGAACCTGGACGTCGAGTTCCCTCTCGGCCTGCTCACCGTGGTCACCGGGGTCTCGGGCTCGGGCAAGTCCACCCTGGTGAACGACATCCTCTACCGCGCCCTCGCGCAGAAGCTCTACCGCTCGCGCGAGGAGCCCGGCGCCCACCGCGGCCTGCTGGGAGTCGAGCACATCGACAAGGTCATCGGCATCGACCAGTCGCCCATCGGGCGCACCCCGCGCTCCAACCCCGCCACCTACACCGGCGTCTTCGCGCAGATCCGCGACCTCTACGCCATGCTGCCCGAGTCGCGCGAGCGCGGCTACAAGGCGGGACGCTTCTCCTTCAACGTTTCCGGAGGCCGCTGCGAGGCCTGCCAGGGCGAGGGCCAGCGCCGCATCGAGATGAATTTCCTGCCCGACGTCTACGTGCTCTGCGAGGTCTGCGGCGGCCGCCGCTACAACCACGAGACCTTGGCGGTGAAGTTCAAGGGCTGCTCCATCGCCGACCTGCTCGAGACCACCGCCTCCGATGCGCTCCCCATCCTGGAGAACATCCCCCAGGTGCGCCAGAAGCTGCAGACCCTGGTGGACGTCGGCCTGGGCTACATCCACCTGGGGCAGTCGGCGGTCACGCTCTCCGGCGGCGAAGCCCAGCGCATGAAGCTGGCCAAGGAACTCAGCAAGCGCCAGACCGGCCGCACTCTCTACCTGC is part of the Terriglobales bacterium genome and encodes:
- the uvrA gene encoding excinuclease ABC subunit UvrA — translated: ELRNLDEDVALDKRKNHTIDVLIDRLLVKPGIEKRLENSVAIAMKLAGGLVQVAVVEGEESLYSARLACPQCGINVPALEPRSFSFNSLYGACPECHGLGSKYDFDPARIIVDWSKPLLDGGLGPGSASSNLIHMLEITAAAHGFDLAKPFEDLPRKVQNLILYGPEEKQPRSGFQGVIAYLRRNLEESTSESYREWLLHYMSATECPACHGRRLRPESLAVKVNDMSIAEFTALPVVRAVDVVRDIKLSAREEAVAGRVLKEIAERLQFLSAVGLGYISLDRSAATLSGGEGQRIRLATQIGSRLRGVLYVLDEPSIGLHHRDNNRLLTSLASLRDLGNTVLVVEHDEETIRRADYVIDLGPGAGRQGGYLVATGTPAEVARAPQSLTGKYISGEMRIAARPEPRRVNGHFLKVLGARENNLKNLDVEFPLGLLTVVTGVSGSGKSTLVNDILYRALAQKLYRSREEPGAHRGLLGVEHIDKVIGIDQSPIGRTPRSNPATYTGVFAQIRDLYAMLPESRERGYKAGRFSFNVSGGRCEACQGEGQRRIEMNFLPDVYVLCEVCGGRRYNHETLAVKFKGCSIADLLETTASDALPILENIPQVRQKLQTLVDVGLGYIHLGQSAVTLSGGEAQRMKLAKELSKRQTGRTLYLLDEPTTGLHFDDVKKLLDVLHRLTDLGNSIIIIEHNLDVIRNADWILDLGPEGGEEGGRIVCQGPPEQVARCKKSYTGQALAAYYGRS